The following are from one region of the Cyclopterus lumpus isolate fCycLum1 chromosome 21, fCycLum1.pri, whole genome shotgun sequence genome:
- the dop1b gene encoding protein dopey-2 isoform X1, with the protein MDPEELELQSDYRYRSYAAVIEKALRNFESSSEWADLISSLGKLNKALQSNLRYSLLPKRLIIGKRLAQCLHPALPSGVHLKALETYEVIFKIIGTKWLAKDLFTYSSGLFPLLGHAAMAVKPILLTLYERYYLPLQRALLPSLQAFITGLLPGLEEGLEVYDRTDALLFKLSLLMGQQVFYGALWGSMLVTPMVRLPASVFIVTHFDCKASLRKQAYMLGYDHRMVMKSVCLSLQDSNVLVQRNMLEVLLHFFPFASCLDPEEASVPMSGKDMITIVSAAALTLLRRDMSLNRRLYGWLLGIDKKGGMVAPHPTLSTTTEEHTSFYFSTYSRDFLVQALINILKQQDMESNPESVIGYLRPFRIIISLLDKPEIGPVVLSSVLLEVVRAFYSYCREMLEEENITISALSGNQLASTMKENKNAAEIIKTVNMLVTSMNKEYLWEYVTRRFCTSLSFPSSLNSDKDDPPRPPRQECNQPAPSVTEMSNLIMFLLDVLPLELHADIQFQFLPEMLGTMLGTLHSHMDFVSLEDVTQGLRACFKVLSKIQMPVAYMEMVAGSQTEDIELQSLEEESKKTQDIEKEGEKNGIVVEVNNDHGDEELNRDGGRVAEPADDIYPTLRSEDSGLGISASPSEQQLPPGMGMGEEENGISKEGEGVWRKGGSVDNMAQCLQDILAFITTRYLLVQVEDVGGPEEKPQPELTAASVEEKTFLPGIGGCEIKDKLRELFTPDRLKSCPTSDVQLPAAPTDKKKEHGHLGGLDWAAGYMPRAKAEISEACRQAFTATCHLLLECTVFPVYLSEEETLVLHTDMFGHTDRDVDSLTLWLRSLMTLCCLSRDYNIQHTAVSTLLELINHSQSLALVIQDKHRRYQGSESNPLSGQLQMVTVPPIYPALLHAIGESTDFYQRVARVLWNQLDTERREQHISCVELFYRLHCLAPSASICEDIICQALLHKDKAVRLEALHRFTVLWHLTREIQTNGSMCLNHSFDRSLCVVVDSLSCTDGSISAAAQCWLVRALSLNDVIRVLEPILLLLLQPSTQRCSIQSIKQNLTAGNLKVLSSRSRSSTKTSGTSADSMSTEVTTLNLINIVDRESLWAELDSGPEMAKPPDTFVVSRSESEETEEEQEEEEVEEEEEEEEAAAAAAEEESEHTESADTSGAQVSTENSSSGSVPSRSIEEGGVVNGLRRAESEHTQASDSLSSEDEEDLELEAMARSRLLKQEREKREAIDSLFRHVLLYPVAGGWHHLLQGLALLDSLLRSSAECPLVNALRYTSLDTSSAAHLNLVSNLLQRHQQAQDGQGFYGCLLSPTSSPSEPPSLLIELLVSLCLRFLRSHYPSYLSLGHLDLQGNREVQVKSVAVLTRIVKQLGCCMARGQEGDGGSVESIRRLLSGCKVQQYALLTLSASMYVSQRVSDKGPAKGVALLDDEVGLSEESLVNLGAGGGQEQYPLQMELLRLLQALIVLESHLWPGGAIPSAVSSGASGQPGEPRESPTATSPLAREWHTAVLFQQSIKAAQYVESHPITSQGMFVSAAARALRPQYGYAMHPHWVSLLCSSLPYLGRSLGIIVAPLISQICRNLDELVKLYEHDGGKTNQSGRRENIAPDYPLTLLEGLTTITHYCLLDNKKSVIACDPVDVRNARNVVIEALPHMLSSMALLWGVVMREESQRRASDTAQSSRHTSTSVYFKSTKILRQRILEFLVPLTGPYGIQLMASLGAVWSSRRSKRRHKNKVLPVASESRLTIVALVKSLPTLQTDAVLQLVKDVVKKPHQIKGEPKSTLVDIPMLQFSYCYTQSISAQTLQENVAPLLSLLRESVQLNLAPPGHFLLLGILNDFVNRVPNLDSKKDTRDLQEVTQRILEAVGGIAGSSLEQTSWLSRSLEVKVQPQVCPEADEPDDTDMDGDHDESESVAQASTMVSSSAPSAYSVQALVLLAEVLTPLLDMVYRSDEKEKAVPLISRLTYYVFPYLKNHSAYNMPSFEAGSQLLSSLSGYAYTKRAWRKEVFELFMDPLFFTMDVSCAPSWKSIIDHLLTHEKTMFKDLMSMQSGSLKLFTNVDQKPMLLKRQAFALFSGEVDQYHLYLPLIQERLNEALRMNPSPSVSAQMFLMFRVLLLRISSQHLTSLWPIMVTELIRIFARLEKAMQLDLSKEVTKMAKVVRAAQERNRSVTFSQAELDMYLSACKFLDTSLSFPPERMPLFQMYRWAFVPEVDVNRYSGPETALIEGEQECTPHVLRVLERIQQRYGTLNGLSEESSTEPLEFPLLTQSSLSSITQLWPFLRTLSCSFQSPPPDSQPISHLPVADYPAASADTVLKKLEYITEEEFLDSMES; encoded by the exons ATGGATCCCGAGGAGTTGGAACTGCAGAGTGACTACCGCTATCGGAGCTATGCAGCGGTCATCGAGAAGGCGCTGCGAAACTTTGAGTCTTCGAGTGAGTGGGCAGATCTGATCTCCTCCTTGGGCAAGCTCAATAAG GCCCTGCAGAGTAACCTTCGCTACTCCCTCCTGCCCAAGAGGCTGATCATAGGGAAGCGCCTCGCCCAGTGCCTGCACCCGGCTCTGCCGAGCGGAGTACACCTCAAGGCTTTGGAGACCTACGAGGTCATTTTTAAAATCATTGGAACAAAATGGCTTGCCAAGGATCTCTTTACTTACAG CTCAGGATTGTTCCCACTGCTGGGCCATGCAGCCATGGCAGTGAAGCCCATCCTGCTGACGCTGTACGAGCGTTACTATCTCCCACTGCAGAGGGCTCTGCTGCCCAGTCTTCAGGCCTTCATAACGGGACTACTGCCAGGTCTGGAGGAGGGATTGGAGGTTTACGACAG GACTGATGCCTTGCTGTTCAAGTTGTCCCTGCTGATGGGTCAGCAGGTGTTCTACGGTGCGCTGTGGGGCAGTATGCTGGTGACCCCCATGGTGCGACTGCCTGCCTCGGTCTTCATAGTCACACATTTTGACTGCAAGGCTTCTCTCCGCAAGCAAGCATACATGCTAGGCTACGACCACCGAATGGTG ATGAAGTCGGTGTGTCTTTCTCTGCAAGATTCAAATGTCCTGGTGCAGAGGAACATGCTTGAAGTCCTGCTCCACTTTTTCCCCTTTGCTTCGTGCTTG GACCCAGAGGAGGCCAGTGTTCCCATGAGTGGTAAAGACATGATAACAATAGTATCTGCCGCCGCACTTACACTCCTCCGCAGAGACATGTCCCTCAACAGACGCCTCTACGGCTGGCTCCTAG GGATCGACAAAAAAGGAGGAATGGTGGCGCCACAccccaccctctccaccaccacaGAGGAACATACGTCCTTTTACTTCAGCACATACTCAAGAGATTTCCTTGTGCAG GCTCTTATTAACATCCTAAAGCAGCAGGATATGGAGAGCAACCCGGAGAGTGTGATTGGGTACCTCAGGCCCTTTCGCATCATCATCAGTCTGCTGGATAAACCGGAGATAG GTCCAGTGGTCTTGAGCAGTGTGCTGTTGGAGGTGGTCCGAGCCTTCTACAGCTACTGTCGAGAgatgctggaggaggaaaacatcaccatctctgctctctctggCAACCAGCTGGCCAG TACAATGAAAGAGAATAAAAATGCAGCGGAGATCATAAAGACAGTGAATATGCTCGTGACCTCCATGAACAAAGAATACCTGTGGGAGTACGTGACCCGACGCTTCTGCACTTCTCTCAG ttttcctTCTTCACTTAATAGTGACAAAGATGACCCACCAAGACCTCCTCGACAGGAGTGCAATCAACCTGCTCCGTCTGTCACAGAGATGTCCAATCTCATCATGTTCCTGCTTGATGTTCTCCCTCTG GAGCTTCATGCTGACATCCAGTTCCAGTTCCTCCCTGAGATGTTGGGCACCATGCTGGGGACCTTGCACAGCCACATGGACTTTGTTAGCCTGGAAGATGTCACACAGGGTCTGCGTGCATGCTTCAAGGTCCTGAGCAAGATCCAGATGCCTGTAGCTTATATGGAAATGGTGGCAGGGTCACAGACAGAGGACATCGAGTTAcagtcactggaggaggaaagCAAAAAGACTCAG GATatagagaaggagggagagaaaaatggCATTGTTGTTGAGGTTAATAATGACCATGGAGATGAAGAGCTGAACAGAGATGGAGGACGGGTGGCAGAGCCCGCAGATGATATTTACCCAACACTCAGGTCTGAAGACAGCGGATTGGGCATCAGCGCCTCTCCTTCAGAGCAGCAACTCCCACCAGGGATGGgaatgggggaggaggagaacgggATTTCTAAAGAAGGCGAAGGAGtgtggaggaagggaggcagTGTAGACAACATGGCCCAGTGTCTGCAGGACATCTTGGCCTTCATAACTACGAG ATACCTGctggtgcaggtggaggatgtTGGTGGGCCCGAGGAAAAACCTCAGCCTGAACTAACGGCTGCTTCTGTGGAGGAGAAAACATTCTTGCCGGGCATAGGGGGATGTGAAATTAAAGACAAACTGCGTGAGCTGTTCACGCCAGACAGGCTTAAATCCTGCCCTACATCTGACGTCCAGCTCCCAGCCGCCCCCACAGACAAGAAAAAGGAGCATGGTCATTTAGGGGGTCTGGACTGGGCGGCTGGCTACATGCCCCGTGCTAAGGCAGAGATCTCTGAGGCCTGTCGACAGGCCTTCACCGCCACTTGCCACCTGCTGCTGGAGTGTACCGTCTTCCCTGTCTACCTAAGTGAAGAGGAAACTCTGGTTCTCCACACTGACATGTTTGGCCACACAG ATCGTGATGTCGACAGCTTGACATTGTGGTTGAGGTCCTTGATGACACTGTGCTGCCTGTCCAGGGACTACAACATCCAGCACACCGCAGTGTCCACCTTGTTGGAACTCATTAACCACTCCCAGTCCTTGGCACTGGTCATCCAGGACAAACACAGACGCTACCAAGGGTCTGAATCTAACCCTCTGAGTGGGCAGCTGCAGATGGTCACTGTGCCACCCATCTACCCTGCTCTGCTTCATGCCATAGGCGAAAGCACAGATTTCTATCAG AGGGTGGCCCGGGTACTGTGGAACCAGCTGGACACAGAGCGGAGAGAGCAGCACATTTCCTGTGTGGAACTCTTTTACAGGCTTCATTGTTTGGCTCCTTCAGCATCCATCTGTGAAGACATCATCTGCCAGGCGCTATTGCACAAAGACAAG GCTGTTAGGCTGGAAGCACTACACCGCTTCACCGTACTGTGGCACCTAACCCGGGAGATCCAGACCAACGGGAGCATGTGTCTCAACCACTCCTTCGATCG GTCtctgtgtgtggtggtggacaGTCTGAGCTGTACAGATGGCTCAATAAGTGCAGCAGCTCAGTGCTGGCTGGTCAGGGCTCTTTCCCTCAATGACGTGATTCGGGTCCTGGAGCCTAttctgttgttgctgcttcagCCCTCCACTCAGCGTTGCTCCATTCAGAGCATTAAACAAAATCTCACTGCTG GTAACCTGAAGGTTCTAAGCAGCAGAAGCCGGAGCTCCACCAAAACCTCTGGGACATCTGCGGATTCCATGTCAACAGAAGTCACCACCTTAAATCTCATTAACATCGTGGACCGGGAATCCCTGTGGGCAGAGTTAGACAGTGGCCCAGAGATGGCCAAACCACCGGACACTTTCGTGGTGTCTAGGAGTGAGAgtgaagagacagaggaagagcaggaagaagaggaggtggaggaggaggaggaggaggaggaggcggcggcggcggcggcagaaGAAGAGAGTGAACACACAGAGTCAGCTGACACAAGTGGTGCCCAGGTATCCACTGAGAACTCCAGCTCAGGCTCTGTACCCTCCCGCAGCATTGAGGAAGGAGGTGTGGTCAACGGCCTGCGGAGGGCGGAGTCCGAGCACACGCAGGCATCTGATTCACTGTCaagtgaggatgaggaggatttaGAGCTGGAGGCCATGGCCAGGTCTCGCCTGTTAAAACAGGAACGTGAGAAGAGAGAGGCCATCGACTCTCTCTTCCGCCATGTGCTTCTGTATCCTGTGGCAGGCGGCTGGCACCATCTGCTCCAAGGCTTGGCACTTCTCGACAGCCTGCTGCGAAGCAGTGCTGAATGCCCTCTGGTGAATGCCCTTCGCTACACTTCTCTGGACACAAGCTCTGCTGCCCATTTAAACCTAGTCTCAAACCTCCTGCAGCGCCACCAACAGGCTCAGGACGGTCAGGGCTTTTACGGCTGCCTGCTCTCCCCTACTTCTTCCCCCTCAGAGCCCCCATCCTTGCTCATTGAACTGCTGGTGTCCCTGTGCCTGCGATTCCTGCGCTCTCATTACCCTTCCTATCTGAGCCTGGGTCATCTTGATCTGCAGGGGAACAGGGAGGTGCAGGTGAAGAGTGTGGCGGTGCTGACCCGGATTGTGAAGCAACTTGGCTGCTGCATGGCACGTGGACAAGAGGGCGATGGGGGCAGCGTGGAGTCCATCCGCAGACTCCTCTCAGGATGTAAAGTGCAGCAATATGCTCTGCTGACACTTTCTGCATCCATGTATGTCAGCCAGAGGGTATCGGACAAGGGACCAGCCAAGGGTGTGGCGCTGCTGGATGATGAGGTCGGCCTGTCTGAGGAGAGTCTGGTGAATCTTGGAGCAGGAGGTGGTCAGGAGCAGTACCCCTTACAAATGGAATTATTGAGACTCCTCCAGGCTCTCATAGTCCTGGAGTCCCATTTGTGGCCTGGTGGTGCCATTCCCTCAGCTGTGTCGAGTGGAGCGTCTGGCCAGCCCGGGGAGCCTCGTGAATCCCCGACTGCCACCAGCCCGCTTGCTCGTGAATGGCACACGGCAGTTCTCTTTCAGCAGTCGATCAAGGCAGCCCAGTATGTCGAAAGCCACCCCATCACATCCCAAGGAATGTTCGTCTCTGCAGCAGCCAGGGCTCTGCGGCCACAGTACGGCTATGCCATGCACCCCCACTGGGTGTCGCTGTTGTGCTCTTCTCTGCCATACCTGGGTCGCTCATTAGGCATTATTGTGGCTCCACTCATCAGTCAGATCTGCAGGAACTTGGACGAGCTGGTCAAGCTGTACGAGCACGATGGAGGAAAGACAAATCAGAG TGGTAGGAGGGAAAACATTGCTCCTGACTACCCTCTGACTCTGCTCGAAGGCCTGACCACCATTACACACTATTGTCTACTGGACAACAAGAAG TCCGTGATTGCCTGTGACCCCGTGGATGTCCGTAATGCACGCAACGTCGTGATTGAGGCACTAccgcacatgctcagtagcaTGGCGTTGTTGTGGGGCGTGGTCATGAGGGAAGAGTCACAGAGGCGGGCATCGGACACTGCCCAGAGCAGCAGACACACTTCCACCTCCGTCTACTTTAAAAGCACCAAG ATCTTAAGGCAGCGGATACTGGAGTTCCTGGTCCCTCTAACTGGGCCGTATGGGATTCAGCTCATGGCTTCACTGGGAGCAGTGTGGAGCAGCAGAAGGAGTAAAAGgagacataaaaacaaa GTTTTACCAGTGGCCAGTGAATCTCGTCTCACCATTGTGGCTCTGGTGAAATCATTGCCCACCTTGCAAACAGATGCAGTCCTACAATTGGTCAAAGATGTGGTGAAAAAGCCACATCAGATCAAAGGAGAGCCG aAGTCAACCCTAGTAGATATCCCCATGTTACAGTTCAGCTACTGCTATACCCAGAG CATTTCAGCTcagactctgcaggaaaacgTGGCTCCTCTCCTCAGTTTGTTACGGGAGTCTGTTCAACTCAACCTGGCCCCGCCTGGACACTTCTTGTTGCTCGG AATACTCAATGACTTTGTCAATAGGGTCCCTAACCTGGACAGTAAAAAGGACACTAGAGATCTGCAG GAGGTGACTCAGCGGATCCTCGAGGCGGTGGGTGGGATCGCAGGGTCATCTCTGGAGCAGACCAGTTGGCTCAGTCGGAGCCttgaggtcaaagttcagccaCAGGTGTGCCCTGAAGCAGACGAACCTGACGACACAGATATGGATGGCGATCATGATG agtcagagtcagtggcTCAAGCCAGCACCATGGTTTCCTCTTCGGCTCCGTCTGCTTACAGCGTCCAAGCTCTTGTCCTCCTGGCTGAG GTCTTGACACCACTTCTGGACATGGTGTACCGCAGTGATGAGAAGGAGAAAGCGGTTCCTCTCATCTCTCGGCTAACGTACTATGTTTTCCCTTACCTGAAGAATCACAG TGCCTACAACATGCCCAGCTTCGAAGCAGGTTCTCAGCTGCTGAGCAGTCTGAGTGGGTATGCTTATACCAAAAGGGCCTGGAGGAAAGAGGTCTTTGAGCTCTTCATGGACCCCCTCTTCTTCACGATGGATGTCTCCTGTGCTCCCAG TTGGAAATCCATTATTGACCACCTTCTGACTCATGAGAAGACCATGTTtaaagacctgatga GCATGCAGAGTGGCTCCCTGAAACTGTTTACGAACGTGGACCAGAAACCCATGCTGCTGAAGCGCCAGGCATTCGCCCTGTTCAGTGGAGAGGTCGACCAGTATCATCTGTATCTGCCCCTCATTCAAG AGCGTCTCAATGAGGCTCTGCGTATGAACCCCAGTCCGAGTGTTTCAGCCCAGATGTTCCTGATGTTTCGTGTCCTCCTGTTGCGGATTTCATCCCAGCACCTCACGTCTCTTTGGCCAATCATGGTCACAGAACTG attcGCATATTTGCTCGTCTCGAGAAGGCTATGCAGTTAGATCTCTCAAAGGAAGTCACAAA GATGGCTAAAGTGGTGCGGGCAGCCCAGGAGAGGAACCGATCAGTGACCTTCTCTCAGGCAGAGTTGGACATGTACCTGTCAGCCTGCAAGTTTCTGGACACCTCCCTGTCTTTTCCTCCAGAGAGGATGCCACTCTTTCAGAT GTATCGTTGGGCATTCGTCCCTGAGGTGGACGTCAACCGCTACAGCGGCCCAGAGACCGCGCTGATAGAAGGCGAACAGGAATGCACTCCCCATGTTCTCAGAGTCCTGGAGAGGATACAGCAGCGATATGGG ACACTGAATGGGCTGAGTGAGGAATCTTCCACAGAGCCTTTGGAGTTCCCCCTCCTCACCCAAAgctccctgtcctccatcacCCAGCTGTGGCCTTTCCTCCGCACCCTTTCCTGTTCCTTCCAGAGCCCTCCTCCCGACAGCCAGCCCATATCCCACCTCCCAGTAGCAGACTACCCAGCTGCCAGTGCAGACACAGTCCTGAAGAAGCTGGAGTACATCACTGAAGAAGAGTTCCTGGACTCCATGGAGAGTTAG